The ANME-2 cluster archaeon DNA window GCCACCACCCACACCTAATAAAAAAACACCTGTACTGTCATCTATCTCAAATATGAGCTGCTCTACTTTTTCCACTTCATACATCTCAGGTTTATCCACAATTATCGAATGGACATCACATCCGTTATCCTCCAGTACTGAAGCGACAGCACTGCCAGCTTTGTTGATTGTGGTAGGTCCGCTGACAATTAACGCATTCCCATTAAGCTTAAGAGCGTTGCAAACATTACCGATATCATTGATCACTCCGTTGCCTACAACCACATTTCTGGGTAACAGCATCCATCTTGATTTAAAATTATCTGGATTTAATTCGTTCATATGATACATACCATATAATATCGTAAGAGGTTATAAAACATGGGGACTGCCGAGGGCATACAGGATTTTATCTACAAATATTATATCAATCCTATCATTTCTGACATAGGCTACAACCCTGTGAACACAGTAACATGGGCGATATTACTGGGCTTGTGTTTATTCGGCGTGCTAAAACTACTGAAAAAAATGGATGTAAGATCGGACTGGGAATTTACCAAGGTCATCATCCCGTACATCATCGCCGGCTCAACATTGAGGGTAATTGAGGATGCCGAACTGTTCGAGCCACCAATTAAATATTTGTTCATTACCCCCCCCATCTATTTACTAATGTTTGCTATAACTGTCCTGCTGCTGTTTTTCTCTATCAGGCTGCAAAGGTCAGGATATGTGAATGACTGGAAAAAAGCCTTTGCAGCCGCAGGTATATTGTGGTCACTTATCAACTTGGGAATACTGTTATCGGCAGAAGGTATCGTAAATCCCGTACACTTCATTGCTATCATCCTTCTTGGTGC harbors:
- a CDS encoding DUF63 family protein, with translation MGTAEGIQDFIYKYYINPIISDIGYNPVNTVTWAILLGLCLFGVLKLLKKMDVRSDWEFTKVIIPYIIAGSTLRVIEDAELFEPPIKYLFITPPIYLLMFAITVLLLFFSIRLQRSGYVNDWKKAFAAAGILWSLINLGILLSAEGIVNPVHFIAIILLGAGLTAVIYLLARNRGYSMFITRINISILCAHLLDASSTFVGVDYLGYYEKHVVPTILIDLAGTAAIMVPLKLIIFIPVIFILDTQFDEDVESRQLKDLMKLTIIVLGLAPATRNSIRMVLGI